One stretch of Kogia breviceps isolate mKogBre1 unplaced genomic scaffold, mKogBre1 haplotype 1 scaffold_394, whole genome shotgun sequence DNA includes these proteins:
- the LOC131749743 gene encoding LOW QUALITY PROTEIN: zinc finger CCHC domain-containing protein 18-like (The sequence of the model RefSeq protein was modified relative to this genomic sequence to represent the inferred CDS: deleted 2 bases in 1 codon; substituted 1 base at 1 genomic stop codon) — MVVALKSTLLARGHPLAPEGCNCQFPAGYFQGSRQMENVPQGVQEDKRSSSIVASIIAHVGNSRRQNTSLPPWAHSMLRSLRRSLGPLRVNMAERNMKLFSGRVVPAQGEETFEKVXKPQVNGALPDWNMSEEEKLKHLMKTLRDPAQEVMRLLQAANPNLSVADFLRAMKLVFGDSESSVTAHGKFVNTLQAHGEKTSFYVISLEMQLQSAIQAGIIAEKDTNHTRLHQLLLGAELNGDLRFRLKHLLRMYADDPGWLPNFLELIKMIREEEDWDDTFMKRKRPKISELIMESAASPVAFQGPQPITISTADCDVIEVDDTLSDSDEDVILVESQNPPLTSIGVPPPRVRARLQAQVLVINSLNSSQAQSPSTSSGSAYKNDGPGDIRRGRKRKYTVRCSYCGEEGHSKETCDNESNKAQVFENVIITLQELTHTEEKKSKEVPGEHSDLSKPQ, encoded by the exons ATGGTTGTAGCTCTGAAAAGCACCCTGCTAGCACGGGGACACCCATTAGCTCCTGAGGGTTGTAACTGCCAGTTTCCTGCAGGATACTTTCAAGGCAGTCGACAAATGGAAAATGTACCTCAGGGTGTTCAGGAAG ATAAACGATCATCATCCATCGTGGCTAGCATCATTGCACATGTGGGTAATAGCCGGCGGCAGAACACATCCTTGCCACCTTGGGCCCATTCCATGTTGAGGTCCCTAAGGAGGAGTCTTGGTCCTTTAAGGGTCAATATGGCAGAAAGAAACATGAAGTTGTTCTCGGGAAGGGTGGTGCCAGCCCAAGGGGAAGAAACCTTTGAAAAGGTTTGAAAGCCCCAAGTCAATGGGGCTCTGCCAGATTGGAATATGTCTGAGGAGGAAAAGCTCAAGCACTTGATGAAAACCCTTAGGGACCCCGCGCAGGAGGTCATGCGTTTGCTGCAGGCGGCCAACCCCAACCTAAGTGTGGCAGATTTCTTGCGTGCCATGAAATTGGTGTTTGGGGATTCTGAAAGCAGTGTCACTGCCCATGGTAAATTTGTTAACACTTTGCAGGCACATGGGGAGAAAACCTCCTTTTATGTGATCAGTTTAGAGATGCAGCTCCAGAGTGCTATTCAGGCAGGGATCATAGCTGAGAAAGATACAAACCACACTCGCCTGCACCAGCTCCTTTTAGGGGCTGAGCTGAATGGGGACCTACGCTTCAGGCTGAAGCATCTTCTCAGGATGTATGCAGATGATCCGGGGTGGCTTCCCAATTTCCTGGAGTTAATCAAGATGATAAGGGAGGAAGAGGATTGGGATGACACTTTTATGAAACGGAAGCGGCCCAAAATATCTGAGCTGATCATGGAGAGCGCAGCAAGCCCTGTGGCATTTCAGGGCCCCCAGCCAATAACCATCAGCACTGCTGATTGCGACGTGATAGAGGTAGATGATACCCTCAGTGACTCAGATGAGGATGTGATCCTGGTGGAGTCTCAGAACCCTCCACTTACATCCATaggtgtcccccca cccagagtcaGGGCCAGACTTCAGGCTCAAGTACTGGTCATCAATTCCCTAAACAGTTCCCAGGCTCAATCTCCTTCTACCAGTAGTGGTTCTGCATATAAGAATGATGGTCCTGGGGATATACGTAgaggcaggaagagaaaatatacagTCCGCTGTTCATACTGTGGTGAGGAGGGCCACTCAAAGGAAACCTGTGACAATGAGAGCAACAAGGCCCAGGTGTTTGAGAATGTGATCATCACCCTGCAAGAGCTGACACATACAGAGGAGAAGAAGTCGAAAGAGGTCCCTGGTGAACACAGTGACCTCTCTAAGCCACAGTAA